One Myxococcales bacterium genomic window, TCGTTGATGAGGGCCCTGGCAATTGCCACGCGCTGCTGCTGTCCGCCGGAAAGCTCTCCGGGGCGATGTAAAGCCCTATCCTCCAGCGCGACGCCAGCTAGTTTTTCCATCGCGCGTTCATGGGAAGCCGGAGCCGAACTGCTATAGATAAGGGGAAGATGAACATTTTCGAGAGCGTTCATCCTTCGCAGGAGATGAAACTGCTGAAAGACAAATCCGAATGAAAGATTTCTCAAGCTTGCGAGCTCATTATCGGATAGCGAGCCTACCTTTCTAGAACATATGGAATATTCTCCGCCATCCGGGCGGTCGAGACATCCGAGTACGTGAAGCAATGTTGATTTCCCGGAACCGGAGGGCCCCATGATCGCAACGAATTCACCGGGCATGACGGAGAGGGAGACGCGGTCAAGAGCTCTGACCTCGACATCCCCCATTCGGTAGGTCTTCGAGACATCGCGAAGTTCTATGATGGCCTTGCCCGTCATCGGGCCCCTCTGCGAGTCGGCATAAAAGGGCTACCACTTGGGCTCTTTTTTGAATGGATGCCGGTATCTATCGGTATCAGAAGGACCGCACCCTTTTCCAAACCCGAAACTATCTCCGTAAGGCCGTTGCTCTGAAGGCCGATCTCTATGGAGGTCTTTTCCCCCTTTCCGGAGGAATCTTTGAGAAGGACGGTCGCGCCTTCATCGTCCTGTGAGATCGCCCTCGATGGAACGGTTAGCGCGCCTTCTTTGTTGCTCACTATGATTTCAACATTCGCGCTCATGCCGGAACGGAAAATTTCCGGAACCTCCTCGGGAAGGATATCGACCTTGTATATAGTAACGTTATTCAAGATCTGAGACTCGTAGGAGATGTGATCGACTATGGCCTTAACCTTCACATCGGGATAGGCATCGAGGCCTACCACCGCATTCTGCCCTACCGAGACATCGCCGATATCGGTCTCATCGACATCTGCCTGAACGATCAGCCGGTCCGATATGACGAGCACCGCATCGCTGGGGGAAACCGTCTGCCCCGGCTCGACATTTCTGACTATTATCGTGCCGTCGATTGGCGCCACCAAAGGGGTCTCCTTGTATGCGTTCTGCCAGTATCTTAGCTCTTCTCCACCCTTGATCCTCGCCGCATCGACCAGAGTCGCCCTGTCGGTGGAACTCATGAAGGCGAGGATATCCCCCGACTTCACCTCATCCCCTTCCCTCACGAGGATCCTTTCGATCCGCCCCTGTATCGGGGGTTTGATCTCCAACCGATTCTGCGGGTTGACCGTTCCCACAGTTGAAATGACATGCCCTATTCGCCCCACTTCAGCTTTCACCTCTTCAAATTTCTCCGGCGAACCGCCAAGGCCGAAAAAAAGCCACAGTGATGCGAGTAAGGCTGCAGCCATAGCAACCAAAATTACAATCTTCTTTCTATTGTTCATATCCGAGATCCCCTCCGCGGGCCATCACCCACGCCGCCTCCGCGATCAGCATCTCCGCCTGCGCATTGACGTAGCTTTTCTGAGCCTTGATATAGTTATCCTCGATGATGATCCAGTTATCGAATATTTGAAGCCCGTTGGCATACTCCGCGCGCGAAATCTTGGCACGCACCTCTGAGGCCTTTAGGTACTTTTCCTGAACGCTCACGTTTTCAATCGAATCCTGAAATTCCTGCCAGCTTTTTTGCAGATCCGAAAGGACGCCTTCATACTTGCTCTGCGATTCGAACTGGGACTGCATGTAGGCTGCCCTGCTCTTTTTGAGATTCGCTATGTTCTCGCCCCCATTGAATATAGGCAGCGTGAAATCGATTCCAGCGGACCAGCCATGTTCCTGACTGCTCAAGCTTATCGGTTTTATTTTTCCAGCCTCAGCACTTAACTTTACCACAGGAGAAAACTCCGCCTTTGCGGAATCGAGATCGTACTGTGC contains:
- a CDS encoding HlyD family efflux transporter periplasmic adaptor subunit; the encoded protein is MNNRKKIVILVAMAAALLASLWLFFGLGGSPEKFEEVKAEVGRIGHVISTVGTVNPQNRLEIKPPIQGRIERILVREGDEVKSGDILAFMSSTDRATLVDAARIKGGEELRYWQNAYKETPLVAPIDGTIIVRNVEPGQTVSPSDAVLVISDRLIVQADVDETDIGDVSVGQNAVVGLDAYPDVKVKAIVDHISYESQILNNVTIYKVDILPEEVPEIFRSGMSANVEIIVSNKEGALTVPSRAISQDDEGATVLLKDSSGKGEKTSIEIGLQSNGLTEIVSGLEKGAVLLIPIDTGIHSKKSPSGSPFMPTRRGAR